CAGGTGTTTTAAGGCTGGCATGCGTGTGTTCCTTTCATTTACGCTCTTTCtattattcttgaatcactatgtttaaaagtcttattttaaGCCGTAACTGATCACTGTCTATTCTTAGCAAATTAAAAGTTGTTCAATTTGTGCACAGGGCATCATCGCCAATGACAAATCTGAGATTTTTAAAAAGACTGATTGGTATTCTTCCCCTCCTTCTTCAGCCTCTTGGCTGGTAAATCATCGTgacacatgtatgtgtgttcattGAGTAAACATGTAgacttatttaaattattataactTAGTTTAAATGATGTCATGTAGTATCGATATTTTACATGAATTCCTTACAATAGAGGTCATAAAAGCCTTATAAAGTAAATGCATCTTGTTTTAAAGCATTACGtgctgtttttcatttattgcacaaaaataataaaaaaacagttatacacgttatttgaaatgtttattttgaacatgACTTGGATGCATTACATCAAACACAAATCTAAAAACCTAGTTTCACATTCTCatgtaaaatattgaatataaaatataatatgaaatGGCTTCATCACAGCTCAAGAAAGATCTTCATATTTCATGTTGTCATTGATGTACAGCcattaaaaagtgcatttataataataaaaagctaGTTGTCTTTAATGTATAACCCTTAAATGCCCATAAtctttacagaagaaagaaatagaaACGCAAGCCAAGAGAACAGGCTGCCCTATATGTAAACATAGGTATTTAGAAAAACCGGTTGTAGAAAATTGTAAAGTTTCATTGAGGTGAGCCAGAGTTGAGTTCATTGCACCACTTTTCATAAGCCCTGAACAGTGTTTCTTCATTGATGTCGTTGAAGATTTCTAAAAGGTGCATAAGAAAGCCTTCATTATTCGCAATAAACATAACTTATGTGTACTGTCATATATAAAGTTAAGTTTAAATAAACCCTTTAAGGGGAAACATAACTGACAATGTAGATTGTAGACAAATCTATCCAATGAGTTTTGTATGGGAAATGAAGCTTCATTACCTGCTTTACCCAGGCCTGTTGGTAAGGGCATTCTCACAAGCCCCCCAGAGTGTTGTAGTCTGCAACACAATGACATCTGCACCAGATCAAAGGTACAGTCTTGATGCCACACAGGCAGCTCCAGCCCCAGCATGCAACAGATAATCCTAAACTTCTCTGATTCTCGAATAAGCCCCATCTCACAGGCCACATACACCATGTATGACATATCAATATTTACAGCTTCTCCGTGCAATAGGGCTGGAAGAACTTTctacaaacaaaagaaaagcagAAAGAGGAATGAGCATTTAGTGTTGGTTTATGCATGCATGGCAAGCATGCACAGACCAGTGCAGATTCTGAAGCTTTATCACGTGGAATACCTCTCAAGAGTTTTTTACGTTTAAAACTAATTTAGTTTAAAAGCCTTCATTGAAAGCCTTGCGGCAAAACCGATCTGCAGAGACATTTATCATTTTGACCACGCCCAACCCTGTGAATGAAACAGAACGATGATTTGAGATTATAATACCATCTCTAGTTCGGGGCTGATCAGGTGACCAAAGTCGACAAGTCTGTCAAGATCGTCCTCCCATAAATTGGGTGCTAATTCTTCCAACATGGTTTCAATAGCAATGCGTGTGGAGACCGAAGCAGGGTCGATGAGGTCTTCTTCCAGCACCAAAGCGGATTGGAACTTGGAGTTTAAAAGAAACTCTCCCTGTGTTTCCAGAAGTTCAAAAAGTCCTCTGTGCTTCATAAGAGCCATCtggaacataaaaaatacttcaATTAAAACATACAGGGCAAACTGGTTTGTCTGGCATTCAAATAATCGAGCGATTTATATACCTTTAGCATTTCTGCAAGACCATTAGATATGTGTCTTCTTGGAATGGTCTGTATGAAGGACCTGTCCAGAAATGCGGCAACAGGTGCTACGTAGGTGCCAAGCTTATTTTTACAGTTCGCAAAGTTCACGCCCGTCTTTGCCCCGACGCTGGCATCAATGTAAGACAGAAGCGTGGTGGGAACCCGAATGTATGGCGTGCGCCTTCGGTAGAGGGAGGCTGCGAGGCCCACGGTGTCCAGGCAAACCCCGCCTCCGATAGCAATGATGGGCTCAGTACGGCGGTCAATACCAAACCTATGGAGTTCTTCCAGAATCTTCAAAACCATCTCCATGCACTTGTTCTCCTCCGTAGTGGGCAGGGGTAGGATCTTGTACAGGACGTTTCTGGCCTCAAGATAGTCTGTGACCTGGGAACCATAGAGATTGTACACAACCTCATCCATCACTATAAAGCGTTTCATGGGTTTGGTGCTGGACCGTATGGACTCGAGCTGTTGGGCATCTCTGATGTGGCCCAGAAGCAGAGTGTCATTGCTGGGGTCGAGAAGATTTTTGGTTTGAGTCACTGTATATGTGAAGGTGATGGGGCTGACCACTGTCCAGGTGGTGCCGCTGGAGGAGCTGCTTTCATAACTGCAACATATGAGGTCATTTTGTcacctttatttattatgaattattggAATTACATTGTTTCCAGTGGAaagtttaaataacatataGTATGAgttattttaacattcaaatTCAATAACTTAACTAAATAGTATTTACtattatatcaattacaataaaaacaacagaataaaaGACACCTAAATGCAATATTCCTGTTTggaacaaaataatgaattatttgAAAGTTTATAACAAACAATTGTTTTACCAATGCATAATGGTCATAATAAGTACATAAAAAGACAATGCACGTTTCACTGCATTTATCGCTGTAAATGTTTAGATAAGTAATTTATCTTTACGCACATTTTGGCAGCTGAAACTCGTCCCTTTGTGTCTTGCTTGACATTATGACCGGCTTTGCGCTTCCAAGTCCCTTTCACCTGCACCAGGCTGTACACGGTTTCTTTGTTGAGATTTTGCATGTTGTCTATCGTCGAGTGTCTCAGAGATTTGGTGCTAAAAAATAGTTTGAGCTCTATCGTGACTCTTCAGAGATGCCCATGTCTCCCCATATTTTCAGCACGAATATATATTCTCGAAGCGCATCGACAGAAATGTGGGAGGAGCTTACGCGTAAAACTTATGAAAGGAACTCTCTCACCCAAACCATGATCTTACGCAACAAATGTTTAGGCTGTTATATGACGAGTCCGGTGACCACGTGCGCACGAAAAACGTGAATTACGAAAGGTGAGACGGTAGTCATATTGCCACGGGTGTTATGTAGTACGTACATGTCCATGatgatgtaaatgttttagGAATTACTTATGGCTCGATGCGCTTGGACTGTTTGGGACGTGTCTATTAAAGAAGACACAAATAATGGGAGTGATCCTGGTTGTCACGTTTGCCTGTAAACATGATAAATGTTATACAC
This DNA window, taken from Triplophysa dalaica isolate WHDGS20190420 chromosome 6, ASM1584641v1, whole genome shotgun sequence, encodes the following:
- the eevs gene encoding 2-epi-5-epi-valiolone synthase isoform X1, which translates into the protein MQNLNKETVYSLVQVKGTWKRKAGHNVKQDTKGRVSAAKIYESSSSSGTTWTVVSPITFTYTVTQTKNLLDPSNDTLLLGHIRDAQQLESIRSSTKPMKRFIVMDEVVYNLYGSQVTDYLEARNVLYKILPLPTTEENKCMEMVLKILEELHRFGIDRRTEPIIAIGGGVCLDTVGLAASLYRRRTPYIRVPTTLLSYIDASVGAKTGVNFANCKNKLGTYVAPVAAFLDRSFIQTIPRRHISNGLAEMLKMALMKHRGLFELLETQGEFLLNSKFQSALVLEEDLIDPASVSTRIAIETMLEELAPNLWEDDLDRLVDFGHLISPELEMKVLPALLHGEAVNIDMSYMVYVACEMGLIRESEKFRIICCMLGLELPVWHQDCTFDLVQMSLCCRLQHSGGLVRMPLPTGLGKAEIFNDINEETLFRAYEKWCNELNSGSPQ
- the eevs gene encoding 2-epi-5-epi-valiolone synthase isoform X2 encodes the protein MELHRTLGQEYRSQPTTSSSLRYESSSSSGTTWTVVSPITFTYTVTQTKNLLDPSNDTLLLGHIRDAQQLESIRSSTKPMKRFIVMDEVVYNLYGSQVTDYLEARNVLYKILPLPTTEENKCMEMVLKILEELHRFGIDRRTEPIIAIGGGVCLDTVGLAASLYRRRTPYIRVPTTLLSYIDASVGAKTGVNFANCKNKLGTYVAPVAAFLDRSFIQTIPRRHISNGLAEMLKMALMKHRGLFELLETQGEFLLNSKFQSALVLEEDLIDPASVSTRIAIETMLEELAPNLWEDDLDRLVDFGHLISPELEMKVLPALLHGEAVNIDMSYMVYVACEMGLIRESEKFRIICCMLGLELPVWHQDCTFDLVQMSLCCRLQHSGGLVRMPLPTGLGKAEIFNDINEETLFRAYEKWCNELNSGSPQ